The following are from one region of the Silurus meridionalis isolate SWU-2019-XX chromosome 25, ASM1480568v1, whole genome shotgun sequence genome:
- the ungb gene encoding uracil-DNA glycosylase isoform X1, translating to MYLHDSCRVQKRFSAAYLTLLVELMSQEQKRCNGQKLTVEQLKQIEQKRCEAMRRLAAHNDPMLIGESWHKHIETEFTKPYFTKLMTFVSEERKHFTVYPRKEQVFFWTNVCAFEAVKVVILGQDPYPRPGQAHGLCFSVPRPSPPPPSLENIFTELAIDIKDFQHPGHGDLTGWAKQGVLLLNSVLTVRSREPTSHQDCGWEKFTDAVVQSLSRNLKGLVFLLWGSHAQRKGKFINRSHHHVLETSHPSPYSAHMGFFGCRHFSKTNSILMASGKTPIDWNAL from the exons ATGTATTTGCATGACTCGTGCAGAGTGCAAAAAAGATTTTCGGCAGCATATTTAACACTCCTCGTGGAACTAATGTCCCAAG AACAGAAACGTTGCAATGGCCAAAAGCTTACTGTTGAGCAGCTGAAGCAAATAGAGCAGAAGAGATGTGAAGCTATGAGGAGGCTTGCTGCTCACAATGATCCTATGCTCATTGGAGAAAGCTGGCACAAGCATATTGAGACTGAATTCACCAAACCTTATTTTACTAAG CTGATGACATTTGTCAGTGAGGAGAGGAAACATTTCACTGTCTATCCTAGAAAAGAGCAGGTCTTCTTTTGgacaaatgtgtgtgcattCGAGGCT GTGAAAGTGGTCATCCTTGGACAAGACCCATATCCCAGACCAGGTCAGGCTCATGGTCTGTGCTTTAGTGTCCCGAGGccttcaccaccacctccaAG TTTGGAAAATATATTCACCGAACTCGCAATAGATATCAAGGACTTCCAACACCCTGGCCATGGGGACCTGACAGGATGGGCTAAACAAg GTGTTCTACTTCTCAACTCTGTTCTGACTGTGAGAAGCAGAGAGCCGACATCCCACCAGGATTGTGGATGGGAGAAATTCACTGATGCTGTAGTTCAGAGCCTAAGTAGGAATTTGAAAGGGCTGGTCTTTTTGCTGTGGGGATCACATGCTCAAAGGAAAGGCAAATTCATTAATAGA TCACACCATCATGTCCTTGAGACAAGCCATCCATCACCTTACTCTGCTCACATGGGCTTTTTTGGATGCAGACACTTCTCAAAGACCAACAGCATACTTATGGCATCAGGAAAGACACCAATCGATTGGAATGCTCTGTAA
- the ungb gene encoding uracil-DNA glycosylase isoform X2 has translation MRRLAAHNDPMLIGESWHKHIETEFTKPYFTKLMTFVSEERKHFTVYPRKEQVFFWTNVCAFEAVKVVILGQDPYPRPGQAHGLCFSVPRPSPPPPSLENIFTELAIDIKDFQHPGHGDLTGWAKQGVLLLNSVLTVRSREPTSHQDCGWEKFTDAVVQSLSRNLKGLVFLLWGSHAQRKGKFINRSHHHVLETSHPSPYSAHMGFFGCRHFSKTNSILMASGKTPIDWNAL, from the exons ATGAGGAGGCTTGCTGCTCACAATGATCCTATGCTCATTGGAGAAAGCTGGCACAAGCATATTGAGACTGAATTCACCAAACCTTATTTTACTAAG CTGATGACATTTGTCAGTGAGGAGAGGAAACATTTCACTGTCTATCCTAGAAAAGAGCAGGTCTTCTTTTGgacaaatgtgtgtgcattCGAGGCT GTGAAAGTGGTCATCCTTGGACAAGACCCATATCCCAGACCAGGTCAGGCTCATGGTCTGTGCTTTAGTGTCCCGAGGccttcaccaccacctccaAG TTTGGAAAATATATTCACCGAACTCGCAATAGATATCAAGGACTTCCAACACCCTGGCCATGGGGACCTGACAGGATGGGCTAAACAAg GTGTTCTACTTCTCAACTCTGTTCTGACTGTGAGAAGCAGAGAGCCGACATCCCACCAGGATTGTGGATGGGAGAAATTCACTGATGCTGTAGTTCAGAGCCTAAGTAGGAATTTGAAAGGGCTGGTCTTTTTGCTGTGGGGATCACATGCTCAAAGGAAAGGCAAATTCATTAATAGA TCACACCATCATGTCCTTGAGACAAGCCATCCATCACCTTACTCTGCTCACATGGGCTTTTTTGGATGCAGACACTTCTCAAAGACCAACAGCATACTTATGGCATCAGGAAAGACACCAATCGATTGGAATGCTCTGTAA
- the ppp6c gene encoding serine/threonine-protein phosphatase 6 catalytic subunit: protein MAPLDLDKYVEIARQCKYLPENDLKRLCDYVCDLLLEESNVQPVSSPVTVCGDIHGQFYDLCELFRTGGQVPDTNYIFMGDFVDRGYYSLETFTYLLALKAKWPDRITLLRGNHESRQITQVYGFYDECQTKYGNANAWRYCTKVFDMLTVAALIDEQILCVHGGLSPDIKTLDQIRTIERNQEIPHKGAFCDLVWSDPEDVDTWAISPRGAGWLFGAKVTNEFVHINNLKLICRAHQLVHEGYKFMFDEKLVTVWSAPNYCYRCGNIASIMVFKDVNTREPKLFRAVPDAERVIPPRTTTPYFL, encoded by the exons ATGGCGCCGCTGGACCTGGACAAGTATGTTGAAATCGCAAGACAGTGTAAATATCTTCCGGAGAACGATCTCAAG AGATTGTGTGATTATGTATGTGACCTGCTACTAGAGGAATCAAATGTACAGCCAGTATCCAGTCCAGTCACTGTTTGTGGTGACATCCATGGACAG TTTTATGACTTATGTGAACTTTTCAGAACTGGAGGACAAGTACCAGACACAAACTACATTTTCATG GGAGACTTTGTGGACAGAGGGTATTACAGTTTAGAGACTTTCACATACTTGCTAGCACTTAAAGCAAAGTGGCCCGACCGCATCACACTGCTTCGTGGGAATCATGAGAGTAGGCAGATTACACAAGTGTATGGCTTTTATG ACGAGTGCCAAACTAAGTATGGAAATGCCAATGCTTGGCGATACTGCACTAAAGTGTTTGACATGCTGACTGTTGCTGCT TTAATAGATGAGCAGATCCTTTGTGTGCATGGTGGCCTTTCACCTGACATCAAGACTTTGGACCAGATTCGCaccattgagaggaaccaggaaATCCCTCACAAGGGGGCATTTTGTGACCTTGTCTGGTCTGATCCAGAAGATGTTGACACTTGGGCTATTAGCCCGAGAGGTGCTGGATGGCTTTTTGGTGCCAAGGTCACCAATGAG TTTGTCCATATTAACAACTTGAAACTAATTTGCCGTGCACACCAGCTGGTTCACGAGGGCTACAAGTTTATGTTCGATGAGAAGCTTGTGACCGTGTGGTCAGCGCCCAACTACTGCTACCGCTGTGGCAACATTGCCTCTATTATGGTGTTCAAGGATGTGAATACACGGGAGCCCAAACTGTTCCGTGCTGTGCCTGATGCAGAGCGAGTCATTCCACCCAGAACCACAACGCCCTACTTCCTCTGA